The following are encoded together in the Drosophila biarmipes strain raj3 chromosome 3L, RU_DBia_V1.1, whole genome shotgun sequence genome:
- the LOC108035098 gene encoding protein disabled isoform X2: MQTLRKKTSPCKYRNDPGRFFGDGVQFKAKLIGILEVGEARGDRMCQEALQDLKMAIRAAGEHKQRITIHVTIDGLRLRDEKTGDSLYHHPVHKISFIAQDMTDSRAFGYIFGSPDSGHRFFGIKTDKAASQVVLAMRDLFQVVFELKKKEIEMARQQIQGKSLHDHASQLASLSSLKSAGLGGMGLGHSDLASGGLSSSHALTLLGSSLGASNGTSRLGVNLDVAKASGSAAKEISPESVADLVDLEQELTSLQRGISQMERITPNEPTTLTSSGGAGSGGAGHPSLAKSASEDDPFGDSFIYVPSYSILPPPPDSGRNRHKPQPNKTPETVASLDAMLSPPPGASSSQSPATAGFQAADNDDDNWLQELDQQNDVFDTTKVVGSSGLGSVLAMAPLASSESTATPTQQLTEGATGSGPLADLDIGLCSTTGNEELASAILSLDAFTDLDPLGTGRTRPYVDKKYFFQELKNPPKKLLKELSSGSQAGLGLGLSLGQPDGLFPEDSTIISTTTTATNITAGNPLQNSANTLTTTTASTAASLGQLLSSIAPSPDPLPLPLPVTITTSTSISHSITPSAELKLLLGHVTNPPNPTGHYYTTEPPTLSSLEDPHPPADPVLLPRDTDPFSPTRKKSDPDPFQEGDLFAKLDAFEFEAPPAVPAPSIPNLLPESKANVFNGPLQVQLPPEKELQLQQPPSMVRNRPTASVSALPTGGGALDVISSISNKKMPHLFGQSRSFGKSGSDIGSSVNMRRLQESDSLSETEAAPEPPPRPDSTPYSEPPPLPPKKQFSDLVIRPSPANPTPPPTAGRYEYLNSSVTARRTMSSVDAPPIPLPSRRVGRSDGCFPGPGRPRKPGHTEDDYLAPLGAPPPLLPPPSQGSSARARPQRQTSLGRPQDIYENKAEILQAQAQAQAQAQEAASTTLAPDITLTQLLTLGMDDLAVKLNVPASKLSTMTLVQLTAYLSEYLSSEKSQVHSQERRSSPANPAPAPASTAAVFKVNFDQQTSFVAKFDDTFGEDELVMPSSTMDSTFVANFANFNEAPTPVPMSAVSPVVATVPSADRYAVFREIIDQELQQQQQETDLMGDLTPPPVDETQAKEIPEGLELNNAGAELPIDALEVKPAPKIDTKITEVVAQAKDRYAALRDIILVENLFDKPAIATATQPEKEKDLLQDFPEFSDEFNEDHDLRQIMDHQDVPTHSRDRHGLVDSRGFPTEPSSSALTVGDDDEDEDADAGGESSLDSNEKDAEPVSGQDQYEKLSTSTQQLDAAPPVLEDVQQQSLPPKQDQKFLSVLTAPGGGTKDDIEIDELMHRAISNLSLDSRDRISPATSSAAPSRGAPGLHTPSQFNDVSTSPIPLQKPVMGPSPVPSQLSAVSQLIDTATKQMMGDKEREKQSWATFDSPKAKGKARLTLPPPPPPASNTSQPDTVESPCSSDPRDDGWSKQQRRWAKKERHQTSSSSRDLSPWDDETPEYLKRRQLAAAQMAHPHQPQMPPQPQHTDRHGYYMRHARRMNSCDEDYDYDAEFMARRDQQQQQQQQRKFKHGLSRSRDNFDLESPSWYHHPAHHTWSPQEIEQARARSFERAAYERSSYGPPPPIYDKRGQLRSKYRGDHRDRDRDREREYRDYARPSYDFDYENVYEERGGRSPMAYKPGRGGGDYLYDRERDRDRERERKSFDRESLESYESATRRRRSFGSGNDVYGSLDSRDDYRGERERDRERDREQMKTRSLRKPTTTSGKLRISGDIDYEQDSEQDFQQRAGVRSLQRPSQLGGDVVLPSNAVVGPQRLRKSSGSSPWDGEEPALPGQKSWKRPASAADTERRLAESRRAAALGQTPSDGEKERRFRKKTRARSAKDLVTVGAPSAGTSAPSRSGYGRGLRDNYDYMCPGQRNNEDDDDDEDYVDDEPPTDEDKFERLNRRRHEMHQRMLESERRQMERHQPPSLAKLPGQNRTRGVVVNSDYGFVDSYEQTPTPTPRSNASSTGPGGLMMSGGESSAGVTSSKFNFDDGFESDFNQSSPPPAPAGTASSCNSTPAGPVSANANNGGSKSLFRFSNDFSDREKREQFELDTPPTSTPPITQKLRFDDNVKVSQFDDAAFEDDFAKASFDFEKEQAGPGPQGAGGSGAMSRKQNMRTSKLQQRQELIKKSESVNIFAKKQEDPFEDDEFFKSPEQEQATDQLNDEAETGKFQWSEDANFAKFDENM; the protein is encoded by the exons ATGCAGACGCTGCGCAAGAAAACGAGTCCTTGTAAAT ATCGCAATGATCCGGGACGCTTTTTCGGCGATGGCGTTCAGTTCAAGGCAAAGCTCATCGGCATTCTGGAGGTGGGCGAGGCCCGCGGCGATCGGATGTGCCAGGAGGCGCTGCAGGACCTCAAGATGGCCATCCGGGCGGCGGGGGAGCACAAGCAGCGGATCACCATCCATGTGACCATCGACGGGCTGCGCCTGCGGGATGAGAAGACGGGCGACTCGCTGTACCACCATCCGGTGCACAAGATCTCCTTCATTGCGCAGGACATGACGGACTCGAGGGCCTTTGGCTATATCTTCGGATCGCCGGACAGTGGCCATCGGTTCTTTGGCATCAAGACGGACAAGGCGGCCAGCCAGGTGGTGCTGGCCATGCGCGATCTCTTCCAGGTGGTCTTCGAGCTGAAGAAGAAGGAGATCGAGATGGCGCGCCAGCAGATCCAGGGCAAATCCCTGCACGACCACGCCAGCCAGCTGGCCTCCCTGTCGTCGCTGAAGTCCGCCGGCCTGGGCGGCATGGGTCTGGGCCATTCGGACTTGGCCAGCGGAGGCCTCTCCTCCAGCCATGCCCTCACCCTGCTGGGCAGTAGTCTAGGCGCCTCGAACGGAACGAGCAGGTTGGGCGTGAATCTGGATGTGGCCAAGGCATCGGGGTCGGCGGCCAAAGAG ATCTCTCCCGAATCCGTGGCTGATCTGGTGGACCTGGAGCAGGAGCTTACCTCCCTGCAGCGGGGAATCAGCCAGATGGAACGGATAACGCCCAATGAACCCACAACACTGACATCCAGCGGAGGCGCTGGCAGTGGTGGTGCTGGCCATCCCTCCCTGGCCAAGTCCGCCAGCGAGGATGATCCCTTCGGTGACTCGTTTATCTATGTGCCCTCCTACAGCATCCTGCCACCGCCACCAGATTCGGGACGCAACAGGCACAAACCGCAGCCCAACAAAACGCCCGAAACGGTGGCCAGTTTGGATGCCATGCTCTCGCCGCCTCCTGGTGCCAGTAGCTCGCAGTCTCCGGCCACAGCGGGATTCCAGGCCGCGGATAACGACGATGACAACTGGCTGCAGGAACTGGACCAGCAGAACGATGTCTTCGATACCACCAAAGTGGTGGGCAGCAGTGGTCTTGGTTCGGTTTTGGCCATGGCTCCATTGGCTTCGAGTGAATCcacagccacgcccacgcaGCAGCTCACGGAAGGGGCTACAGGATCAGGACCTCTGGCTGATTTGGACATCGGTTTGTGCTCGACCACTGGAAACGAGGAGCTAGCCTCGGCCATCTTGTCTTTGG ATGCGTTCACGGATCTGGATCCGCTGGGCACGGGACGCACCAGGCCGTATGTCGATAAGAAATACTTCTTCCAAGAGCTAAAGAATCCGCCCAAGAAGCTGCTCAAGGAGCTCAGCTCCGGCAGCCAGGCGGGTCTTGGCCTGGGTCTCTCCCTGGGCCAGCCGGATGGCCTCTTTCCGGAGGATAGCACCATCATCTCCACAACCACCACAGCTACTAACATCACCGCAG GAAATCCGCTCCAGAACTCGGCTAACACActaaccaccaccaccgctaGCACCGCCGCCAGTCTGGGCCAGCTCTTGTCCTCGATTGCCCCCAGTCCAGatcccctgcccctgcccctgcccgtCACCATaaccacatccacatccatctCCCACTCGATCACCCCGAGCGCTGAGCTGAAACTGTTGCTTGGCCATGTCACTAATCCGCCTAATCCCACCGGCCACTATTATACCACAGAACCGCCCACGCTGTCCTCGCTGGAGGATCCCCATCCGCCGGCGGACCCCGTACTGCTGCCCAGGGATACGGATCCGTTCTCGCCCACGCGAAAGAAGAGCGATCCCGATCCGTTTCAAGAGGGCGATCTCTTTGCCAAACTGGATGCCTTCGAGTTCGAGGCTCCGCCGGCGGTCCCAGCTCCCTCGATCCCAAATTTGCTGCCGGAATCCAAGGCGAATGTATTCAACGGACCACTTCAGGTGCAATTGCCACCGGAGAAGGAGTTGCAGCTCCAACAGCCGCCGAGTATGGTGAGGAATCGTCCCACGGCTTCCGTGTCCGCCCTGCCGACTGGTGGTGGAGCCCTGGATGTTATCTCCAGCATAAGCAACAAGAAGATGCCCCATCTCTTTGGCCAGTCCAGATCATTTGGCAAATCAGGCTCGGATATCGGTTCCAGTGTCAATATGCGACGATTGCAGGAGAGCGATTCGCTGAGTGAAACAGAGGCGGCTCCCGAGCCACCGCCACGTCCAGACTCGACTCCGTACTCGGAACCGCCGCCCCTGCCGCCCAAGAAGCAGTTCAGCGACCTGGTCATCCGACCGTCACCTGCAAATCCCACACCCCCGCCAACAGCTGGGAGGTATGAGTACTTGAACAGCAGTGTCACAGCGAGGAGGACCATGTCATCCGTTGACGCGCCACCCATTCCATTGCCATCGCGTCGGGTGGGTCGCTCTGATGGCTGCTTTCCGGGTCCGGGAAGGCCACGGAAACCAGGACACACCGAGGATGACTACCTGGCGCCGCTGGGGGCTCCACCGCCACTGCTGCCGCCCCCCAGCCAGGGATCTTCGGCTCGAGCGAGACCACAGCGGCAGACTTCGCTGGGCAGGCCGCAGGATATCTACGAAAACAAGGCGGAGATTCTGCAGGCCCAAGCTCAGGCGCAGGCTCAAGCGCAGGAAGCAGCATCCACTACCCTAGCTCCCGACATCACCCTAACCCAACTGCTCACCCTGGGCATGGATGACCTGGCTGTTAAACTAAACGTTCCGGCCAGCAAGCTGAGCACCATGACTCTGGTTCAGTTGACCGCCTATCTCTCCGAGTATTTGTCCAGCGAGAAGAGTCAGGTTCACAGTCAGGAGAGGAGATCTTCGCCAGCCAATCCAGCTCCGGCGCCAGCATCCACAGCGGCCGTGTTCAAGGTGAACTTCGATCAGCAGACCTCCTTTGTGGCCAAGTTCGACGACACCTTCGGCGAGGATGAGCTGGTGATGCCTTCGAGCACCATGGATTCCACCTTTGTGGCCAACTTTGCCAACTTCAATGAGGCTCCCACCCCGGTGCCCATGTCAGCAGTATCGCCAGTGGTTGCCACAGTGCCATCAGCCGATCGGTATGCTGTTTTTCGCGAGATCATTGATCAGgagctgcaacagcaacagcaggaaACGGATCTTATGGGCGACTTGACTCCTCCGCCAGTAGACGAGACGCAGGCCAAGGAAATCCCAGAGGGCTTGGAGCTGAACAATGCGGGTGCAGAGCTGCCAATTGATGCCTTGGAGGTCAAGCCAGCGCCCAAGATCGACACCAAGATCACCGAGGTGGTGGCCCAGGCCAAGGACCGTTATGCAGCCCTAAGAGACATTATCCTGGTGGAGAATCTCTTTGATAAACCAGCGATTGCCACCGCCACGCAGCCGGAGAAGGAAAAGGATCTGCTGCAGGACTTTCCCGAGTTCAGCGATGAGTTTAACGAAGACCATGATCTCCGTCAGATAATGGATCATCAGGACGTGCCAACGCATTCCAGGGATCGCCATGGTTTGGTCGACAGCAGGGGCTTCCCAACCGAGCCATCGTCTTCCGCTTTGACGGTGGGCGATgatgacgaggacgaggatgcCGATGCTGGTGGAGAGAGCAGTCTGGACAGCAATGAAAAGGACGCGGAACCTGTCAGCGGCCAGGATCAGTACGAAAAGCTTTCTACTTCCACACAGCAACTAGATGCAGCTCCTCCGGTTCTGGAGGATGTGCAGCAGCAATCGCTGCCGCCCAAGCAGGATCAGAAATTCCTCTCCGTTCTCACAGCACCCGGTGGTGGAACCAAAGATGACATCGAAATCGATGAGCTCATGCACCGTGCCATTTCGAATCTCTCCCTGGACTCAAGGGATCGCATTTCGCCGGCCACTTCGTCGGCAGCACCATCCAGAGGAGCTCCTGGCTTGCACACGCCCTCGCAGTTCAATGATGTCAGCACCTCGCCCATTCCTCTTCAGAAACCAGTCATGGGCCCATCGCCGGTGCCCTCACAGTTGTCGGCTGTGTCCCAACTCATTGATACGGCCACCAAACAGATGATGGGCGACAAGGAGCGAGAGAAGCAATCCTGGGCCACCTTCGATTCCCCGAAGGCGAAGGGCAAGGCTAGGTTgacgctgccgccgccgccacctcCTGCCTCCAACACTTCGCAGCCGGATACAGTGGAATCGCCCTGCAGTTCGGATCCACGGGATGATGGCTGGTCCAAGCAGCAGCGGCGCTGGGCGAAAAAGGAGCGACATCAGACATCTTCATCCTCACGAGATTTAAGTCCCTGGGACGACGAGACGCCCGAGTATCTGAAACGCCGACAGTTGGCCGCCGCCCAAATGGCTCATCCTCACCAGCCACAGATGCCACCACAGCCTCAGCACACAGATCGGCATGGCTACTATATGCGGCACGCCAGGAGGATGAACTCTTGCGACGAGGATTACGA CTACGATGCGGAGTTCATGGCTCGCCgggatcagcagcagcagcaacagcagcagcggaagTTCAAACACGGTCTCTCCCGTAGTCGGGATAATTTCGATCTGG AATCCCCCAGCTGGTACCATCACCCGGCGCATCACACCTGGTCGCCGCAGGAGATCGAACAGGCACGAGCCCGATCCTTTGAGCGTGCAGCCTACGAGCGATCCAGCTATGGGCCACCACCGCCCATCTACGATAAGCGTGGCCAACTGAGGAGCAAGTATCGCGGCGATCACAGGGATAGGGATCGAGATCGCGAGAGGGAATACCGGGACTACGCTCGTCCTAGCTACGACTTCGACTATGAGAATGTCTACGAGGAGCGCGGAGGTCGCTCGCCCATGGCCTACAAGCCAGGAAGAGGAGGTGGTGACTACCTGTACGACAGAGAGAGGGACAGAGATCGGGAGCGCGAACGTAAATCCTTCGACCGGGAGAGTCTGGAATCTTACGAGAGTGCCACGCGGCGTCGTCGTAGTTTCGGCAGTGGAAACGATGTCTATGGCAGCCTGGACAGTCGCGATGATTACCGTGGCGAAAGGGAGCGCGACCGTGAACGTGATCGCGAGCAGATGAAGACACGTTCGCTAAGGAAACCCACAACCACATCGGGAAAGCTGAGGATCAGTGGTGACATTGACTACGAGCAAGACTCGGAGCAGGACTTCCAGCAGAGAGCGGGTGTGCGCAGTCTGCAGCGTCCCAGTCAGCTAGGAGGCGATGTGGTGCTGCCCTCCAATGCGGTGGTGGGTCCACAGCGATTGCGCAAGAGCAGCGGCTCCAGTCCTTGGGATGGCGAGG AGCCCGCCCTGCCTGGCCAGAAATCCTGGAAGCGTCCAGCCAGCGCTGCGGATACCGAGAGACGTCTGGCGGAGAGTCGACGGGCGGCAGCTTTGGGTCAAACTCCCTCGGATGGCGAAAAAGAACGAAG ATTCCGAAAGAAGACCCGTGCCCGCAGTGCCAAGGATTTAGTCACAGTAGGTGCTCCCAGTGCGGGCACATCTGCCCCGTCCAGATCAGGCTATGGGCGTGGCCTCCGGGATAACTACGACTACATGTGTCCAGGCCAGCGTAACAACgaggacgacgatgatgatgaggacTATGTGGATGATGAACCGCCAACAGATGAGGATAAATTCGAGAGATTGAACCGCCGGCGCCATGAGATGCACCAGCGCATGTTGGAGTCCGAGCGTCGGCAGATGGAGCGCCATCAGCCTCCATCGCTGGCCAAGCTTCCTGGCCAGAATCGCACCCGCGGCGTGGTGGTAAACAGTGATTATGGCTTTGTAGACAGTTATGAGCAGACTCCAACGCCCACGCCACGTTCGAATGCCAGCAGCACTGGACCCGGTGGCCTGATGATGAGTGGCGGTGAATCCTCTGCTGGCGTGACCAGTTCCAAGTTTAATTTCGACGATGGATTCGAGTCTGACTTCAATCAGAGCTCACCGCCGCCGGCGCCAGCAGGAACCGCCTCCAGTTGCAATTCTACGCCCGCGGGTCCAGTTTCCGCGAATGCCAACAACGGCGGGTCGAAGAGCCTGTTCCGCTTCTCCAATGATTTCTCGGATCGCGAGAAACGGGAGCAGTTCGAGTTGGACACACCACCGACCTCAACGCCACCAATTACCCAGAAACTGCGGTTCGATGATAATGTTAAGGTCTCCCAGTTCGATGATGCTGCCTTTGAGGATGACTTCGCCAAGGCATCATTTGACTTTGAAAAGGAACAAGCGGGACCTGGACcgcaaggagctggaggaTCGGGTGCCATGAGCAGGAAGCAGAATATGCGAACCAGCAAGCTGCAGCAGCGTCAGGAGCTGATCAAGAAATCCGAGTCGGTGAACATATTTGCCAAAAAGCAGGAGGATCCCTTCGAGGACGACGAGTTCTTCAAATCACCGGAACAGGAGCAGGCGACGGATCAGCTCAACGACGAGGCGGAGACCGGCAAGTTCCAGTGGAGCGAGGACGCGAACTTTGCCAAGTTCGATGAAAACATGTGA